Proteins from a single region of Candidatus Obscuribacterales bacterium:
- a CDS encoding restriction endonuclease subunit S yields the protein MSGEIPNGWIELKLGDIIKYGQTTKVEPSHIPDEAWVLELEDIEKDSSKILQYLSFAQRKSKSTKNAFQKGDVLYGKLRPYLNKVLIAPESGFCSTEIVPLKTNGLVHERYLFYWLKHPAFLSYVKDVSHGINMPRLGTEAGKNAPFILAPLKEQKRIADKLDALLARVDDCRTRFINMASLLDVLRRSIIAAAVAGDLTERWREVTRDRSPLTLASLGTWDAKKVRQKKVATAGETLVLPDGWISPFVGQVASLQPGYAFKSQWFEKAGVRLLRGTNIVPGSTRWDDSVFIAEERGVEFDDYRLTQGDIVIAMDRPLVSAGLKIAKITASDIPALLLQRVGRFMILERLLVAEYLFLYLQSPLFINHVSSQETGTQLPHISQLDIESAVIPLPSIKEQVEIARVARLVLEGIEVLNKVVLENKIKMDNLEQSILCKAFSGELVSQDPADEPASKLVARFQQTTQNELKDKSHPLRKSKKQPALVK from the coding sequence ATGAGCGGGGAAATCCCGAATGGCTGGATCGAACTTAAGCTTGGCGATATTATTAAATACGGACAAACAACAAAGGTAGAGCCGAGTCATATTCCCGATGAAGCTTGGGTTTTAGAACTTGAAGATATTGAAAAAGACAGTTCAAAAATTCTTCAGTACTTATCATTTGCCCAGCGGAAATCAAAAAGTACGAAGAACGCATTTCAAAAGGGTGATGTGCTTTATGGTAAATTGCGCCCATATCTGAATAAAGTACTTATCGCCCCTGAATCAGGATTCTGCTCAACAGAAATTGTGCCATTGAAAACAAATGGCTTGGTACATGAAAGATACCTGTTTTATTGGCTTAAGCACCCGGCTTTTCTTTCGTACGTAAAGGACGTAAGTCATGGTATCAACATGCCACGCCTGGGCACAGAAGCCGGTAAGAATGCTCCATTTATCCTCGCCCCACTCAAAGAACAGAAACGCATTGCCGACAAACTTGACGCTCTGCTCGCCCGCGTTGACGATTGCCGCACCCGATTTATAAACATGGCGAGTTTGTTGGATGTCCTACGTCGCTCAATAATTGCTGCCGCTGTGGCTGGAGATTTGACTGAGCGTTGGAGAGAAGTTACGCGGGATAGATCGCCCTTAACCCTAGCGAGCTTAGGGACTTGGGATGCAAAGAAAGTCCGCCAGAAAAAAGTGGCAACAGCAGGGGAAACGCTAGTTCTTCCCGATGGATGGATCAGTCCATTTGTCGGACAAGTCGCATCACTACAACCAGGCTATGCTTTCAAAAGTCAATGGTTTGAGAAAGCTGGTGTAAGACTTTTGCGTGGCACAAATATTGTCCCGGGTAGTACTCGATGGGACGACAGTGTATTCATTGCAGAGGAAAGAGGAGTTGAATTTGACGACTACCGATTGACGCAAGGGGATATTGTCATTGCGATGGATCGTCCGTTGGTCTCTGCTGGATTGAAGATCGCTAAGATTACTGCCAGTGACATTCCAGCCCTCCTACTTCAGCGTGTTGGCAGATTTATGATATTAGAACGACTTCTCGTAGCAGAGTACTTGTTTCTCTATCTGCAGAGCCCGCTGTTTATTAATCATGTGTCAAGCCAAGAGACCGGCACGCAGCTTCCTCACATAAGCCAACTGGATATTGAGAGTGCTGTTATTCCACTCCCTAGCATAAAAGAACAAGTAGAGATAGCGCGAGTAGCACGCCTTGTCTTGGAAGGTATAGAAGTATTGAACAAGGTAGTTCTCGAAAATAAAATTAAAATGGACAACTTGGAGCAATCCATACTTTGCAAAGCTTTTAGCGGCGAGCTCGTCTCGCAAGATCCCGCGGACGAGCCAGCTTCCAAATTGGTTGCGCGATTCCAGCAAACAACCCAAAATGAGCTAAAGGACAAATCTCACCCACTCAGGAAAAGCAAAAAGCAACCAGCGTTAGTAAAATAG
- a CDS encoding type I restriction-modification system subunit M, with product MTTQDIVAKLWNLCNVLKDDGVTYHQYVTELTYLLFLKMAQETEKEGLLPAGYRWADLVKKSAPDRLRFYEDLLRKLARDGRGIVQEIFANSATFIKKPVTLSTLVSEIDGLDWYDAKKEGLGDLYEGLLEKNANEKKSGAGQYFTPRPLIDAMVQVMKPTSADVIQDPAAGTGGFLIAAHHYIQEHEKIASWKENQQKKYYTKTFYGMEHVQDTHRLALMNLMLHGIDSDADGENAGIRYGDTLSPQGKALPKATLILTNPPFGTKKGGGLPDRDDFTFSTSNKQLAFLQHIYRGLAPDGRAAVVLPDNVLFEGNIGKQIRQDLMDKCNLHTILRLPTGIFYAQGVKTNVLFFTRGTTDKNNTKEVWIYDLRVNMPQFGKRTLLTKKHFAEFRTAFGGNPLGDSAALAKRVDTGDTGRFRKFDRQWIAEQRSDSLDISWLRDESIGDAEDQPEPAEIVQLALGELDAATSELRAILAELGEEVEV from the coding sequence ATGACCACGCAAGATATCGTAGCCAAACTTTGGAATCTGTGTAACGTCCTCAAAGATGATGGCGTTACGTATCACCAGTATGTGACAGAACTTACATACCTGCTGTTTCTGAAGATGGCGCAGGAAACCGAGAAAGAAGGACTGCTCCCTGCTGGCTACCGCTGGGCTGATCTCGTCAAGAAGTCGGCGCCGGATCGTCTGCGCTTTTACGAAGACCTGCTCCGTAAGCTTGCCCGCGATGGGCGCGGCATTGTTCAGGAAATATTTGCTAACAGCGCAACCTTCATCAAGAAGCCAGTCACACTATCCACGCTTGTCAGTGAAATAGATGGACTCGATTGGTATGACGCTAAGAAAGAAGGATTGGGCGACCTATATGAAGGCTTGCTCGAAAAGAACGCCAATGAGAAAAAATCAGGCGCCGGACAATATTTTACTCCGCGCCCATTAATCGATGCCATGGTGCAAGTGATGAAGCCAACTTCAGCGGATGTGATTCAAGATCCCGCCGCCGGGACCGGTGGTTTTCTGATTGCCGCCCACCACTACATTCAAGAGCACGAAAAAATTGCCTCTTGGAAGGAGAATCAACAGAAAAAATACTATACCAAAACGTTTTATGGCATGGAGCACGTACAAGACACACACCGGCTCGCATTGATGAACTTGATGCTTCACGGCATTGACAGCGATGCAGACGGAGAAAACGCCGGTATCCGATATGGTGACACACTGAGTCCACAGGGCAAGGCGCTACCCAAAGCAACGCTTATTTTAACAAACCCTCCATTCGGCACAAAGAAAGGCGGCGGACTACCTGACCGAGATGACTTCACATTCTCTACCAGCAATAAACAACTCGCATTTTTACAACATATATATCGTGGACTTGCCCCCGATGGACGCGCTGCTGTTGTTCTCCCGGACAACGTACTATTTGAAGGCAACATCGGTAAACAAATTCGCCAAGACTTGATGGACAAATGCAACCTGCATACAATTTTGCGCTTGCCTACCGGCATCTTCTATGCACAGGGCGTAAAAACAAATGTATTGTTTTTTACACGCGGCACAACAGACAAAAACAACACCAAAGAAGTTTGGATTTATGATTTACGTGTCAATATGCCGCAATTCGGCAAACGGACCCTGCTAACAAAGAAGCACTTCGCCGAGTTCCGCACCGCATTTGGTGGTAACCCCCTCGGCGACTCTGCCGCATTGGCTAAACGGGTTGACACGGGTGACACTGGACGCTTTCGCAAATTTGACCGCCAATGGATCGCGGAGCAGCGCAGTGACAGCCTAGACATAAGTTGGCTTCGAGACGAGAGCATTGGAGATGCTGAAGACCAGCCCGAACCGGCAGAAATTGTGCAACTAGCGCTTGGCGAACTCGATGCAGCTACGTCCGAACTCCGCGCAATTCTTGCTGAACTTGGCGAGGAGGTCGAGGTATGA